The genomic DNA TGTGCCGCGCCATCAAGTCCGATGCCGGCCTGCGCGACATTCCCGTCATCCTCGTCACCTCGCTGAACGATCCGAAGGACATCATCCGCGGCATCGAGTGCGGCGCCGACAACTTCATCCGCAAGCCGTATGCGGAAGACTACCTGCTCAACCGTATCGGCCACATGCTGGTCAACCAGAAGCTGCGCAAGAACCAGAACATGGAGGTCGGCATCGCCCTCTACCTGGGCGAGCAGAAGCACTTCATCAATGCCGAGCGCCAGCAAATCCTCGACCTCTTGATCTCCACCTACGAACAGGCGGTGCAGGTCAACAGCGAGCTGCAGGCGCGCGAACGCCAGGTGATCGAACTGAACATGCGCCTGGCCCACCACGCCGGCCAGCTGGAAACGATCAACCGCGAAATCGCGCTGAAGAACCTGGAGCTGGCCGAGGCCAGCCGCATGAAGTCGGCTTTCATTGCCAATATGTCGCATGAGCTGCGCACGCCGCTCAATGCCATCATAGGCTTCACCGGCGCCCTGCTGATGAAGCTTCCGGGACCGCTGACGCCGGAGCAGGACAAGCAGCTGAACACGATCCGCTCCAGCGCGCGCCACCTGCTCTCGCTGATCAACGACATCCTCGACGTGGCCAAGATCGAGGCCGGCAAGGTCACGCTGTCGATCGAAGCGGTGCAGTGCCAGGACCTGGTGCGCGAGGTGGCCGAGACGCTGCGCCCGCTGGCCGCGCAGAAGGGCCTGGCCCTGGAAGTGGCGCTGGAAGAGCAGCCGATCACGCTCGACACCGACCGCCGCGCGCTGACGCAGGTCCTGATCAACCTCGCCAACAACGCCATCAAGTTCACCGAAAAGGGTCACGTGAGAATCAGCCTGGCGCTGCGCACGGCGGACGACGGCCAACG from Pseudoduganella armeniaca includes the following:
- a CDS encoding hybrid sensor histidine kinase/response regulator, with amino-acid sequence MDSSYEIEPGEIEILIVEDSPTQAERLRRLIQSVKYRARVAGNGRLALEAIHERKPHLVLSDIVMPEMDGYDLCRAIKSDAGLRDIPVILVTSLNDPKDIIRGIECGADNFIRKPYAEDYLLNRIGHMLVNQKLRKNQNMEVGIALYLGEQKHFINAERQQILDLLISTYEQAVQVNSELQARERQVIELNMRLAHHAGQLETINREIALKNLELAEASRMKSAFIANMSHELRTPLNAIIGFTGALLMKLPGPLTPEQDKQLNTIRSSARHLLSLINDILDVAKIEAGKVTLSIEAVQCQDLVREVAETLRPLAAQKGLALEVALEEQPITLDTDRRALTQVLINLANNAIKFTEKGHVRISLALRTADDGQRTVEFSVADSGAGIREEDQAKLFQAFSQLDSTSTRHAEGAGLGLYLCQNLSNLLGGSLYFTSEFGKGSVFTLAMAAKPA